The following coding sequences lie in one Desmodus rotundus isolate HL8 chromosome 1, HLdesRot8A.1, whole genome shotgun sequence genomic window:
- the LOC112298274 gene encoding tryptase beta-2, whose translation MLNLLVLALPLLLSLVHAAPAPRQALERVGIVGGQEAPGSKWPWQVSLRLRYQYWIHFCGGSLIHPQWVLTAAHCVGPETRDPTDLRVQLREQHLYYRDRLLPVSRILPHPNYYTAENGADIALLELQDPVSISSHVQLVTLPPASETFPPGTSCWVTGWGNLNSNEPLPPPYPLQQVKVPIVENSLCDSEYHTGLYTGDNVQIVHDDMMCAGNRKKDSCQGDSGGPLVCKVNGTWLQAGVVSWGDGCARPNRPGIYTRVTQYLDWIHQYVPEKL comes from the exons ATGCTGAACCTGCTggtgctggccctgcccctcctgctgagCCTGGTCCATGCGGCCCCTG CCCCGAGGCAGGCCCTGGAGAGAGTGGGCATCGTCGGGGGGCAGGAGGCCCCTGGGAGCAAATGGCCCTGGCAGGTGAGCCTGAGACTCAGATATCAGTACTGGATCCACTTCTGCGGGGGCTCCCTCATCCACCCCCAGTGGGTGCTGACCGCCGCCCACTGCGTTGGACC GGAAACCAGAGACCCCACAGACCTGCGGGTGCAGCTGCGGGAGCAGCACCTCTACTACCGGGACAGGCTGCTTCCCGTCAGCCGGATCCTTCCGCACCCCAACTACTACACCGCTGAGAACGGGGCGGACATCGCCCTGCTGGAGCTCCAGGACCCCGTGAGCATCTCCAGCCACGTCCAGCTGGTCACTCTGCCTCCTGCGTCGGAAACCTTCCCCCCGGGGACGTCGTGCTGGGTGACAGGCTGGGGCAATCTGAACAGTAATG AACCCCTGCCACCGCCATACCCGCTGCAGCAGGTGAAGGTCCCCATCGTGGAAAACAGCCTGTGTGACTCGGAGTACCACACTGGCCTGTACACGGGGGACAACGTCCAGATCGTCCATGACGACATGATGTGTGCCGGGaacaggaaaaaggactcctgCCAG ggtGACTCTGGAGGGCCCCTGGTCTGCAAGGTCAACGGCACCTGGCTGCAGGCAGGTGTGGTCAGCTGGGGGGACGGCTGCGCCCGGCCCAACAGGCCCGGCATCTACACCCGTGTCACCCAGTACCTGGACTGGATCCACCAGTACGTCCCTGAGAAGCTCTGA